The Panicum virgatum strain AP13 chromosome 5K, P.virgatum_v5, whole genome shotgun sequence genome has a window encoding:
- the LOC120705739 gene encoding clavaminate synthase-like protein At3g21360, with translation MASYFQEARLPQQRVVEGVAFPAVLVPSAPSVATGGVEEFLAAVRSERASRLEPLVRGAGALLLRGFPVRTAADFDRAVDAFGYEELPYVGGAAPRTNVVGRVFTANESPPDQKIPFHHEMAQVPTFPSKLFFFCEVEPKSGGETPIVLSHYVYKRMKEKFPEFVEKLEKDGLIYTRVLGEGDDPSSPIGRGWQSTFLTKDKAVAEERAAKLGMKLEWSDDGVKTIMGPIPAVKWDESRGRMIWFNSMVAAYTGWKDARNDPVKAVTFGDGSPLPADVIAECGRILEEECAAVPWQHGDILLIDNWAVLHSRRSFEPPRRILASLCK, from the exons ATGGCGAGCTACTTCCAGGAAGCGCGCCTCCCGCAGCAGCGCGTCGTCGAGGGCGTCGCCTTCCCGGCGGTGCTCGTCCCGAGCGCCCCGTCCGTCGCCaccggcggcgtcgaggagtTCCTGGCGGCGGTGCGGTCGGAGCGGGCGTCCCGGCTGGAGCCGCTGGTGAGGGGCGCGGgggcgctgctgctgcggggGTTCCCGGTGCGGACGGCGGCGGACTTCGACCGCGCCGTCGACGCCTTCGGGTACGAGGAGCTGCCGTacgtcggcggcgccgcgccgcggaccAACGTCGTGGGGCGGGTGTTCACCGCCAACGAGTCGCCGCCCGACCAGAAGATCCCCTTCCACCACGAGATGGCCCAG GTTCCAACATTTCCATCAAAACTGTTCTTCTTTTGTGAAGTTGAACCGAAGAGTGGTGGAGAAACACCAATAGTATTGAGCCATTATGTCTACAAGAGGATGAAGGAAAAATTCCCCGAATTTGTGGAGAAACTGGAGAAGGATGGGCTGATATATACAAGGGTCTTGGGAGAGGGTGACGACCCATCTTCTCCAATTGGTCGTGGATGGCAATCAACATTTCTCACTAAAGATAAAGCTGTCGCTGAGGAAAG GGCTGCCAAGCTTGGCATGAAGCTGGAATGGTCTGACGACGGCGTGAAAACGATAATGGGCCCGATACCGGCGGTGAAGTGGGACGAGAGCCGGGGCAGGATGATCTGGTTCAACAGCATGGTGGCCGCCTACACCGGGTGGAAGGACGCACGGAACGACCCCGTGAAGGCCGTGACCTTCGGCGACGGCTCGCCTCTGCCCGCCGACGTGATCGCCGAGTGCGGCAGGATCCTGGAGGAGGAGTGCGCCGCCGTCCCGTGGCAGCACGGCGACATCCTCCTCATCGACAACTGGGCCGTCCTGCACTCCCGCCGGTCGTTCGAGCCCCCGCGGCGCATCCTTGCCTCGCTCTGTAAATAA